The Kitasatospora setae KM-6054 genome contains a region encoding:
- a CDS encoding NAD(P)/FAD-dependent oxidoreductase has product MTGKHIVVIGAGYAGLSAAAEIGRGPGRVTLVAPERRFAHRVRQHEIAAGHPVARPEIARVLRGRRVEHLATRAVELDLAAREVRTEDGGRLAYDTLVYALGSRTAWGGVPGAAEHAYSAERAEELRRRLAQAPGTGILAVVGGGATGIELAAELAEAYPARPVRLVASGLVGGWLSERGRAHVLAVLGRLGVRVDEHRRVTAVTASGLTCGEDGDVPAEVVVWAASLEPHPLAAAAGLAVDARGRALVDDHLRSLSHPEVHVVGDAAAVEVPGIGELRMACATAMPQGRYLAKLLTGRTGKPFAFRYATQCLSLGRGEALVQLIHRDDSVRPRVLTGAAGRLVKAGIVKGLPLSLR; this is encoded by the coding sequence ATGACCGGCAAGCACATCGTGGTGATCGGCGCGGGCTACGCGGGGCTGTCCGCCGCCGCCGAGATCGGCCGCGGACCGGGGAGGGTCACCCTGGTCGCCCCGGAACGGCGCTTCGCCCACCGCGTCCGGCAGCACGAGATCGCCGCCGGACACCCGGTGGCCCGCCCCGAGATCGCCCGGGTGCTGCGCGGCCGCCGGGTCGAGCACCTGGCCACCCGGGCCGTCGAACTCGACCTGGCCGCCCGCGAGGTGCGCACCGAGGACGGCGGCCGGCTGGCGTACGACACCCTGGTGTACGCGCTGGGCAGCCGCACCGCCTGGGGCGGCGTGCCGGGCGCGGCCGAGCACGCGTACTCGGCCGAGCGCGCCGAGGAACTGCGCCGGCGGCTCGCCCAGGCTCCCGGGACGGGCATCCTCGCCGTGGTCGGCGGCGGGGCGACCGGCATCGAGCTGGCCGCCGAACTGGCCGAGGCGTACCCGGCCCGGCCGGTCCGGCTGGTCGCGTCCGGCCTGGTCGGCGGCTGGCTGTCGGAGCGCGGCCGGGCGCACGTCCTGGCGGTGCTCGGCCGCCTCGGCGTCCGGGTCGACGAGCACCGCCGGGTCACCGCCGTCACCGCGTCCGGCCTCACCTGCGGCGAGGACGGGGACGTCCCGGCGGAGGTGGTGGTGTGGGCCGCCTCGCTGGAGCCGCACCCGCTGGCCGCCGCGGCCGGCCTGGCCGTCGACGCGCGCGGCCGCGCCCTGGTCGACGACCACCTGCGCTCGCTCTCGCACCCCGAGGTGCACGTGGTCGGGGACGCCGCCGCCGTCGAGGTGCCCGGCATCGGCGAACTGCGGATGGCCTGCGCCACCGCGATGCCGCAGGGCCGCTACCTGGCGAAGCTGCTCACCGGCCGCACCGGCAAGCCGTTCGCGTTCCGGTACGCCACCCAGTGCCTGAGCCTGGGGCGCGGCGAGGCGCTGGTGCAGCTGATCCACCGCGACGACTCGGTGCGGCCCCGGGTGCTGACCGGCGCGGCCGGGCGGCTGGTCAAGGCGGGCATCGTCAAGGGCCTCCCGCTGTCGCTGCGCTGA
- a CDS encoding ABC transporter ATP-binding protein, which produces MGAQGTEKSKDFGGSAKRLVGLLGPERTLLFTVLGFGVLGVGAQVVGPRVLGKATDLIVAGATGPRFAGFPSKEAAVEAARAKGGQHTADLLSTIDFTPGQGMDFGAIGTVLLWVLGIYLAAILFGVVQGRLAALAINRTVFRLREEVEAKLSRLPLSYFDRQPRGEVLSRVTNDIDNINQSMQQTMGQVVNSLLTIVGVLAMMFWISPLLAVIALVSVPVSVVVATKVGKRAQPQFIKQWGSTGKLNAHIEEMFTGHSLVKVFGRQQEAAELFERENQALYEASFRAQFISGIIQPAMMLVGNINYVLVAVVGGLRVATGALSIGDVQAFIQYSRQFSQPLSQVASMANLVQSGVASAERVFELLDAEEQSPEPQHPERPAEVRGRVAFEDVSFRYDPAKPLIDGLSLKVEPGHTVAIVGPTGAGKTTMVNLLMRFYEVSGGRITLDGVDIAAMSREELRSGIGMVLQDTWLFGGTIAENIAYGAESATREQVVAAARAAHVDRFVRTLPEGYDTVLDDEGTGVSAGEKQLITIARAFLAQPSILVLDEATSSVDTRTEVLIQRAMAELRTGRTSFVIAHRLSTIRDADVILVMENGSIVEQGGHDELIAADGAYARLYQAQFAQAVAEVD; this is translated from the coding sequence GGCCGCGGTTCGCCGGCTTCCCCAGCAAGGAAGCCGCCGTCGAGGCCGCCCGCGCCAAGGGCGGGCAGCACACCGCCGACCTGCTCTCCACCATCGACTTCACGCCCGGCCAGGGCATGGACTTCGGCGCCATCGGCACCGTCCTGCTCTGGGTGCTCGGCATCTACCTGGCCGCGATCCTGTTCGGCGTGGTGCAGGGCCGGCTGGCCGCGCTGGCGATCAACCGGACGGTGTTCCGGCTGCGCGAGGAGGTCGAGGCGAAGCTGTCCCGGCTGCCGCTCAGCTACTTCGACCGGCAGCCGCGCGGCGAGGTGCTCAGCCGGGTCACCAACGACATCGACAACATCAACCAGTCCATGCAGCAGACCATGGGCCAGGTGGTGAACTCGCTGCTCACCATCGTCGGCGTGCTGGCGATGATGTTCTGGATCTCGCCGCTGCTGGCGGTGATCGCGCTGGTCTCGGTGCCGGTCTCGGTGGTGGTCGCCACCAAGGTCGGCAAGCGCGCCCAGCCGCAGTTCATCAAGCAGTGGGGCTCCACCGGCAAGCTGAACGCGCACATCGAGGAGATGTTCACCGGGCACAGCCTGGTGAAGGTCTTCGGCCGCCAGCAGGAGGCCGCGGAGCTCTTCGAGCGGGAGAACCAGGCGCTCTACGAGGCGTCCTTCCGGGCGCAGTTCATCTCGGGCATCATCCAGCCCGCGATGATGCTGGTCGGCAACATCAACTACGTGCTGGTCGCGGTGGTCGGCGGCCTGCGGGTGGCCACCGGCGCGCTGTCCATCGGCGACGTGCAGGCGTTCATCCAGTACTCCCGACAGTTCAGCCAGCCGCTCAGCCAGGTCGCCTCGATGGCCAACCTGGTGCAGTCCGGCGTCGCCTCCGCCGAGCGGGTCTTCGAACTGCTGGACGCCGAGGAGCAGTCCCCCGAGCCGCAGCACCCCGAGCGCCCCGCCGAGGTCCGCGGCCGGGTCGCGTTCGAGGACGTCTCCTTCCGCTACGACCCCGCCAAGCCGCTCATCGACGGCCTGTCCCTGAAGGTCGAGCCCGGCCACACGGTCGCCATCGTCGGCCCGACCGGCGCCGGCAAGACCACCATGGTCAACCTGCTGATGCGCTTCTACGAGGTCAGCGGCGGCCGGATCACCCTGGACGGCGTGGACATCGCCGCGATGTCCCGCGAGGAACTGCGCTCCGGCATCGGCATGGTGCTCCAGGACACCTGGCTGTTCGGCGGCACCATCGCCGAGAACATCGCGTACGGCGCCGAGTCCGCCACCCGCGAGCAGGTCGTGGCGGCCGCGCGGGCCGCGCACGTCGACCGCTTCGTGCGGACCCTGCCCGAGGGCTACGACACCGTCCTGGACGACGAGGGCACCGGCGTCAGCGCGGGCGAGAAGCAGCTGATCACCATCGCCCGGGCCTTCCTGGCCCAGCCCTCGATCCTGGTGCTGGACGAGGCGACCAGCTCCGTCGACACCCGCACCGAGGTGCTGATCCAGCGCGCGATGGCCGAACTGCGCACCGGCCGCACCAGCTTCGTGATCGCCCACCGCCTCTCCACCATCCGGGACGCCGACGTGATCCTGGTGATGGAGAACGGCTCGATCGTCGAACAGGGCGGCCACGACGAGCTGATCGCCGCCGACGGCGCCTACGCCCGGCTCTACCAGGCCCAGTTCGCCCAGGCGGTGGCCGAGGTCGACTGA
- a CDS encoding antibiotic biosynthesis monooxygenase family protein, which produces MILESALLDVLPGQEETFLAAFAEARPLIAAQRGFRSLELRRCLDAGSTSRFLLQVGWDTLEDHTEGFRRSPEYARWRELLHHFYDPFPVVEHYGEPLLTA; this is translated from the coding sequence ATGATCTTGGAAAGCGCCCTGCTCGACGTCCTCCCCGGCCAGGAGGAGACCTTCCTCGCCGCCTTCGCCGAGGCCCGCCCGCTGATCGCCGCCCAGCGCGGCTTCCGCTCCCTCGAACTGCGCCGCTGCCTGGACGCGGGCAGCACCTCGCGCTTCCTGCTCCAGGTCGGCTGGGACACCCTGGAGGACCACACCGAGGGCTTCCGCCGCTCCCCCGAGTACGCCCGCTGGCGCGAGCTGCTGCACCACTTCTACGACCCGTTCCCGGTCGTCGAGCACTACGGCGAACCGCTGCTCACCGCCTGA
- the rpsT gene encoding 30S ribosomal protein S20 — translation MANIKSQIKRNKTNEKARLRNKAVKSSLKTALRKAREAAAAGETEKAVVLARAASKALDKAVSKGVIHKNQAANKKSAITKRVTVAA, via the coding sequence GTGGCGAACATCAAGTCCCAGATCAAGCGCAACAAGACCAACGAGAAGGCGCGCCTGCGCAACAAGGCCGTCAAGTCCTCGCTGAAGACCGCTCTGCGCAAGGCCCGCGAGGCCGCTGCCGCCGGCGAGACCGAGAAGGCCGTCGTGCTGGCCCGCGCCGCCTCCAAGGCGCTCGACAAGGCCGTGAGCAAGGGCGTCATCCACAAGAACCAGGCCGCCAACAAGAAGTCGGCGATCACCAAGCGCGTCACCGTCGCCGCCTGA
- the lepA gene encoding translation elongation factor 4, protein MPATPSNVPEPSRTDPAVIRNFCIIAHIDHGKSTLADRMLQITGVVDPRQMRAQYLDRMDIERERGITIKSQAVRLPWAPKSGENAGTTHILNMIDTPGHVDFTYEVSRSLAACEGTILVVDAAQGIEAQTLANLYLALENDLTIVPVLNKIDLPAAQPEKYAAELAHIIGCDPDDVLKVSAKTGLGVEELLDHVVDRIPAPVGAKDAPARAMIFDSVYDSYRGVVTYVRVVDGQLTKRERIAMMSTGATHELLEIGVISPEPKVADGLGVGEVGYIITGVKDVRQSKVGDTITSMHKGATEPLGGYKDPRPMVFSGLYPLDGSDYPLLRDALDKLRLNDAALVYEPETSVALGFGYRCGFLGLLHLEIIRERLEREFNLDLISTAPNVIYRVVMEDGSEHTVTNPSEFPTGKIAEVYEPVVRGTILAPNEFVGAIMELCQARRGNLQGMDYLSEDRVELRYTLPLAEIVFDFFDQLKSKTRGYGSFDYEPIGEQAADLVKVDILLHGDAVDAFSAIVHKEKAYNYGVMMAGKLQKLIPRQQFEVPIQAAIGSRVIARETVRAIRKDVLAKCYGGDISRKRKLLEKQKEGKKRMKMVGRVEVPQEAFIAALSTDAEAPKEKK, encoded by the coding sequence GTGCCCGCGACCCCCAGCAACGTGCCAGAGCCCAGCCGTACTGACCCGGCGGTGATCCGCAACTTCTGCATCATCGCCCACATCGACCACGGCAAGTCGACGCTCGCCGACCGGATGCTGCAGATCACCGGCGTGGTGGACCCCCGGCAGATGCGCGCCCAGTACCTCGACCGGATGGACATCGAGCGCGAGCGCGGCATCACCATCAAGTCCCAGGCCGTGCGCCTCCCGTGGGCGCCCAAGTCCGGTGAGAACGCGGGCACGACGCACATCCTCAACATGATCGACACCCCCGGCCACGTGGACTTCACGTACGAGGTGTCCCGCTCCCTCGCGGCCTGCGAGGGGACCATCCTGGTGGTCGACGCCGCCCAGGGCATCGAGGCGCAGACCCTCGCCAACCTGTACCTGGCGCTGGAGAACGACCTCACGATCGTCCCGGTGCTCAACAAGATCGACCTGCCGGCCGCCCAGCCGGAGAAGTACGCCGCCGAGCTCGCGCACATCATCGGGTGCGACCCGGACGACGTGCTGAAGGTCTCCGCGAAGACCGGCCTCGGCGTCGAGGAGCTGCTCGACCACGTGGTCGACCGGATCCCGGCCCCGGTCGGCGCCAAGGACGCCCCGGCCCGCGCGATGATCTTCGACTCGGTGTACGACTCCTACCGCGGCGTGGTCACCTACGTGCGAGTGGTGGACGGTCAGCTCACCAAGCGCGAGCGGATCGCCATGATGTCCACCGGCGCGACCCACGAGCTGCTGGAGATCGGCGTCATCTCGCCGGAGCCGAAGGTCGCCGACGGCCTCGGCGTCGGCGAGGTGGGCTACATCATCACCGGTGTGAAGGACGTCCGGCAGTCCAAGGTCGGTGACACCATCACCTCGATGCACAAGGGCGCCACCGAGCCGCTGGGCGGCTACAAGGACCCGCGCCCGATGGTGTTCTCCGGCCTCTACCCGCTGGACGGCTCGGACTACCCGCTGCTCCGCGACGCGCTGGACAAGCTGCGGCTGAACGACGCCGCGCTGGTCTACGAGCCGGAGACCTCGGTCGCGCTCGGCTTCGGCTACCGCTGCGGCTTCCTCGGCCTGCTGCACCTGGAGATCATCCGGGAGCGGCTGGAGCGCGAGTTCAACCTCGACCTGATCTCCACCGCCCCGAACGTGATCTACCGGGTGGTCATGGAGGACGGCAGCGAGCACACCGTCACCAACCCGAGCGAGTTCCCCACCGGCAAGATCGCCGAGGTGTACGAGCCGGTGGTGCGCGGCACCATCCTCGCCCCGAACGAGTTCGTCGGCGCGATCATGGAGCTCTGCCAGGCCCGCCGCGGCAACCTGCAGGGCATGGACTACCTCTCCGAGGACCGGGTCGAGCTGCGGTACACGCTGCCGCTGGCCGAGATCGTCTTCGACTTCTTCGACCAGCTGAAGTCCAAGACCCGCGGTTACGGCTCCTTCGACTACGAGCCGATCGGCGAGCAGGCCGCCGACCTGGTGAAGGTCGACATCCTGCTGCACGGCGACGCGGTGGACGCGTTCTCCGCGATCGTGCACAAGGAGAAGGCCTACAACTACGGCGTGATGATGGCCGGCAAGCTGCAGAAGCTGATCCCGCGCCAGCAGTTCGAGGTGCCGATCCAGGCCGCGATCGGCTCCCGGGTGATCGCCCGCGAGACGGTCCGCGCGATCCGCAAGGACGTCCTCGCCAAGTGCTACGGCGGCGACATCTCGCGCAAGCGCAAGCTGCTGGAGAAGCAGAAGGAAGGCAAGAAGCGGATGAAGATGGTCGGCCGGGTGGAGGTCCCGCAGGAGGCCTTCATCGCCGCGCTGTCGACGGACGCGGAGGCCCCGAAGGAGAAGAAGTAG